The sequence AAAAAAAGTTATTCTGAAGTAGCAAATTCGCTTTTTAAGAAATTAAAAATGAAAAACACTTTTTGTTATTCCAAAGACAAAATTCAAAATTTAGCTACTGGACATTACAATAATAAAAATATGCTGACAACGGTTAAGGAAAGCATGATCAACAATGATAATTTAGGTGCAGATGGCATCATTTCAACTGTTGAAGATTTAACAATTTGGGACAATAATCTACATAAAGAAAAAATACTGAAACCAGAATCGTATAAACTACTGACCGCAAACACCATTTTATCACAGCACAATTTCTTCGGAAAAGAAAAAGAACCTTACGGTTATGGCATTCGAATTATTGAAAAAGAAGCAGTCAAATATATTGGCCACACAGGTTTAGGTGATGGATTTTCTTCCGTAAATTTGTATTTCCCAGAAAGTGGCGTAAGTATGGTTGTTTTAGAAAATCAGATGAATGCAGATTCTGAATTGTTTTACGCATCTGAATTCAAAATCAAAAATATTCTCCTAAAAAGCGATTTATTACTTAAAAATTAATCAAAATGGCAAAGAATAAAACCTCTGAAACCGAAAGCAGTGTAATTGATTTTATCAACGCTGTTGAAGATGAAACAAAAAGAAATGATGCCTTTGAACTAGTAAAAATAATGCAGAAAACAACTGGTTTTGAAGCCAAAATGTGGGGCCCAAGCATTATTGGTTTTGGAAGTTATCACTACAAATACGCCAGCGGTCACGAAGGCGATGCACCACTCGCTGCGTTTTCTCCAAGAAAAGCG comes from Flavobacterium sp. KACC 22761 and encodes:
- a CDS encoding serine hydrolase domain-containing protein yields the protein MNSFFKFSSLIFLLFILSSCHSSAQKKDDFTAKIDSSTQNTTPVFNGTILISKNGKPVYAKAKGFSNFETQKPLKLDTQFEIMSNSKQITAVLILLEVEKGKIDLNSPIKKYLPELTQPWADSVTVHQLLNHSHGIVDLEKPLEFKPGTQFKYGNLNFSLLGKIVEFSTKKSYSEVANSLFKKLKMKNTFCYSKDKIQNLATGHYNNKNMLTTVKESMINNDNLGADGIISTVEDLTIWDNNLHKEKILKPESYKLLTANTILSQHNFFGKEKEPYGYGIRIIEKEAVKYIGHTGLGDGFSSVNLYFPESGVSMVVLENQMNADSELFYASEFKIKNILLKSDLLLKN
- a CDS encoding DUF1801 domain-containing protein; translated protein: MAKNKTSETESSVIDFINAVEDETKRNDAFELVKIMQKTTGFEAKMWGPSIIGFGSYHYKYASGHEGDAPLAAFSPRKAAISLYFSLSPENREKLLAKFGKFKPSKGCIYVKKLADIDLDVLKEMTLLSVENLTKQYPS